In one Streptomyces marincola genomic region, the following are encoded:
- a CDS encoding PP2C family serine/threonine-protein phosphatase translates to MPQLDQLSACPGCGEPLEDDDRFCGVCGTDLRAASARGPAAPGAPGGTAAPEPPAEAEAEAEAEAEADFTLPPPLRQAPPPPPAPPAPPGPPPAAPPAPSSAPPPPASRAPGPVAADPRAVPPPPAGAAADPRAPLGADPRAEAAHRPAREEPPPVPCAVCATGWVDAEGYCVECGRAQPGERDHVERALGGVAAVSDLGLRHHRNEDAFTVSATALPDGSPAVIAVVCDGVSSSSRPDEASAAAAEAAQEYLLDRLPRGADGKQAMREALLAAAEAVNALAADGNAPEPGRNAPACTIVGAVTTGGTLVIGWVGDSRAYWVPEDEGAAPARLTQDDSWAAQMVAAGLLDEAEAMADHRAHAITAWLGADAHEVDPHTRAFEPDRPGVVIVCTDGLWNYAETAEQMARVVPGKARSAPLPSAQHLVRHALDSGGHDNVTVAVIPFPAEHDRAATA, encoded by the coding sequence ATGCCGCAGCTCGACCAACTCTCCGCCTGCCCCGGCTGCGGTGAGCCGCTGGAGGACGACGACCGCTTCTGCGGGGTCTGCGGCACCGACCTGCGTGCGGCTTCCGCCCGGGGGCCCGCCGCGCCGGGCGCCCCCGGCGGCACGGCCGCGCCCGAGCCGCCGGCCGAAGCCGAAGCCGAAGCCGAAGCCGAGGCCGAGGCCGACTTCACGCTGCCGCCGCCGCTGCGCCAGGCGCCACCGCCGCCGCCCGCGCCCCCGGCACCTCCGGGGCCGCCCCCCGCGGCGCCCCCCGCGCCCTCCTCGGCTCCCCCGCCGCCCGCGTCCCGCGCGCCCGGCCCGGTGGCCGCCGACCCCAGGGCCGTGCCCCCGCCGCCGGCCGGCGCCGCCGCCGACCCGAGGGCGCCGCTGGGCGCCGACCCCAGGGCCGAGGCCGCCCACCGGCCGGCGCGGGAGGAGCCGCCGCCGGTCCCGTGCGCCGTGTGCGCCACCGGCTGGGTGGACGCGGAGGGCTACTGCGTCGAGTGCGGCCGGGCGCAGCCGGGGGAACGCGACCACGTCGAACGCGCGCTCGGCGGCGTGGCCGCCGTCAGCGACCTGGGGCTGCGGCACCACCGCAACGAGGACGCGTTCACCGTGTCGGCCACCGCCCTGCCCGACGGCTCGCCCGCCGTCATCGCGGTCGTCTGCGACGGCGTCTCCTCCTCAAGCCGCCCGGACGAGGCGTCCGCGGCGGCGGCCGAGGCGGCCCAGGAGTACCTGCTCGACCGGCTGCCGCGCGGCGCCGACGGGAAGCAGGCCATGCGCGAGGCGCTGCTCGCCGCCGCCGAGGCGGTGAACGCGCTCGCGGCGGACGGCAACGCGCCAGAGCCCGGCCGCAACGCCCCGGCCTGCACCATCGTCGGGGCCGTCACCACCGGCGGCACGCTCGTCATCGGCTGGGTCGGCGACAGCCGCGCCTACTGGGTGCCCGAGGACGAGGGCGCCGCGCCCGCGCGGCTGACCCAGGACGACTCGTGGGCGGCGCAGATGGTGGCCGCCGGGCTGCTCGACGAGGCCGAGGCGATGGCCGACCACCGGGCACACGCCATCACCGCCTGGCTCGGCGCGGACGCCCACGAAGTCGACCCGCACACCCGCGCGTTCGAGCCGGACCGGCCCGGCGTCGTCATCGTGTGCACCGACGGCCTGTGGAACTACGCGGAAACCGCCGAGCAGATGGCCCGCGTCGTTCCCGGCAAGGCGCGTTCCGCACCCCTGCCGAGCGCGCAGCACCTGGTCCGCCACGCCCTCGACTCCGGTGGGCACGACAACGTGACCGTCGCGGTCATCCCGTTCCCCGCCGAGCACGACCGGGCCGCGACGGCGTGA
- a CDS encoding vWA domain-containing protein, which produces MADFVKSRTPRFGVDVYQNAYLPAGAREVHAIVTVTATGSGGRPVPGGEPADGPEAAVVIMVDCSGSMEYPQEKMRGARQATAAAIDALRDGVAFAVVAGTHRAAEVYPGGGRLAVASQAAKAAAREALRGLRASGGTAIGTWLRLAGELLATTPAGIRHGILLTDGRNEHETPEELRAALDAQAGRFTCDARGVGTDWDVAEVTSIASALLGSADIVAEPGGLAADFTMLMESAMGKGIGDVGLRLWTPQGASVRFVKQVAPTVEDLTARRSDSPPRSGDYPTGSWGDESRDYHVCVEVPAAAVGHEMLAARVALIVPDPEDPAGTPAQVLGNGLVRAVWTDDIEAATAVSPQVAHYTGQAELARAIKDGLALRRRGDETGATARLGRAVALAHGSGNEETAKLLAKVVDVEDAVAGTVRLKATVAEADEMTLETRSTKTVRVKKPDRDERHT; this is translated from the coding sequence ATGGCCGACTTCGTCAAGTCCCGTACGCCGCGGTTCGGCGTCGACGTGTACCAGAACGCCTACCTGCCGGCGGGCGCGCGCGAGGTGCACGCGATCGTGACGGTCACCGCGACCGGCAGCGGCGGCCGGCCGGTGCCGGGGGGCGAGCCCGCCGACGGCCCGGAGGCGGCCGTGGTGATCATGGTGGACTGCTCCGGTTCGATGGAGTACCCGCAGGAGAAGATGCGCGGCGCGCGGCAGGCCACCGCGGCGGCGATCGACGCCCTGCGGGACGGCGTGGCGTTCGCGGTGGTCGCGGGCACCCACAGGGCCGCCGAGGTGTACCCGGGCGGCGGGCGGCTCGCCGTCGCGTCGCAGGCCGCCAAGGCCGCGGCGCGCGAGGCGCTGCGCGGCCTGAGGGCGTCGGGCGGCACCGCGATCGGGACGTGGCTGCGGCTCGCGGGGGAGCTGCTGGCGACCACGCCGGCCGGGATCAGGCACGGCATCCTGCTGACGGACGGGCGCAACGAGCACGAGACCCCCGAGGAGCTGCGGGCGGCGCTCGACGCCCAGGCGGGCCGGTTCACGTGCGACGCGCGGGGGGTCGGCACCGACTGGGACGTGGCCGAGGTCACCTCGATCGCGTCGGCGCTGCTCGGCAGCGCGGACATCGTCGCGGAACCCGGGGGCCTGGCGGCCGACTTCACAATGCTGATGGAGTCGGCGATGGGCAAGGGCATCGGCGATGTGGGGCTGCGGCTGTGGACTCCGCAGGGAGCGTCCGTCCGGTTCGTCAAGCAGGTCGCGCCAACCGTGGAAGATCTCACTGCGCGGCGCTCGGACTCCCCGCCGCGTTCGGGGGACTACCCGACCGGTTCGTGGGGCGACGAGTCCCGCGACTACCACGTCTGCGTCGAGGTGCCGGCGGCGGCCGTGGGCCACGAGATGCTCGCGGCGCGGGTCGCGCTGATCGTGCCCGACCCGGAGGACCCGGCCGGAACGCCCGCGCAGGTACTGGGAAACGGCCTGGTCAGAGCCGTGTGGACGGATGACATCGAGGCCGCGACCGCCGTCAGCCCGCAGGTCGCCCACTACACGGGGCAGGCGGAACTGGCCCGCGCGATCAAGGACGGTCTCGCACTGCGCAGGCGCGGCGACGAGACGGGCGCGACGGCCAGGCTCGGCCGCGCGGTGGCGCTCGCGCACGGTTCCGGGAACGAGGAGACGGCGAAACTGCTCGCGAAGGTGGTGGACGTGGAGGACGCCGTGGCAGGTACTGTTCGACTGAAAGCAACAGTCGCCGAGGCCGACGAGATGACCCTGGAGACGCGGTCGACCAAGACGGTCCGGGTGAAGAAGCCGGACCGGGACGAGAGACACACGTGA
- a CDS encoding FHA domain-containing protein has translation MPTCPNGHQSGAEDWCEVCGHRMPDPAASPPPPPPFPGQSRGPQGGPPQPPPYPGQDGPPTPPPYPGQDTGHGTHQPPPYPGQDTGPGARPPFPGQDSGRGPGPQQPPPFPGQSQGPQGGPPQPPPYPGQDGPPTPPPYPGQDTGHGTHQPPPYPGQDTGPGARPPFPGQESSSPPGFPGGPATAPIPQADVCPACRTPREAQAPFCENCRYNFLTNSPTTYIPPTPPAPPGPPQPVPGQRQPDYGQQPPAGPPASGDWMLPPPAQPAPGPGAPPYPGAPGGQQPAGWLVGIGPDPDYFAAMMRRSGPEAAQLTLPAYAPEQRLPLNGPQVTIGRRRQSTGEAPDIDLSHPPEDPGVSHQHAILVQQQDGAWAVVDQDSTNGTTVNGAEDPIRPFVPVPLQEGDRIHIGAWTTLTLYRG, from the coding sequence GTGCCGACTTGCCCGAACGGCCACCAGTCGGGGGCCGAGGACTGGTGCGAGGTGTGCGGCCACCGCATGCCCGATCCCGCCGCGTCGCCCCCTCCCCCGCCGCCGTTCCCCGGCCAGTCCCGGGGGCCGCAGGGCGGACCCCCGCAGCCGCCGCCCTACCCGGGACAGGACGGACCCCCCACACCCCCGCCCTACCCGGGACAGGACACCGGGCACGGCACCCACCAACCACCCCCGTACCCGGGACAGGACACAGGACCCGGCGCCCGGCCGCCGTTCCCAGGCCAGGACAGCGGGCGCGGGCCCGGCCCGCAGCAGCCGCCGCCGTTCCCCGGCCAGTCGCAGGGGCCGCAGGGCGGACCCCCGCAGCCGCCGCCCTACCCGGGACAGGACGGACCCCCCACACCCCCGCCCTACCCGGGACAGGACACCGGGCACGGCACCCACCAACCACCCCCGTACCCAGGCCAGGACACAGGACCCGGCGCCCGGCCGCCGTTCCCAGGCCAGGAGAGCAGCAGCCCGCCCGGCTTCCCCGGCGGTCCCGCCACCGCGCCCATCCCGCAGGCCGACGTGTGCCCCGCGTGCCGGACGCCGCGCGAGGCCCAGGCGCCGTTCTGCGAGAACTGCCGGTACAACTTCCTGACGAACTCGCCGACCACCTACATACCGCCCACTCCCCCGGCGCCGCCCGGGCCGCCGCAGCCCGTTCCGGGGCAGCGGCAGCCCGACTACGGGCAGCAGCCGCCCGCGGGCCCGCCGGCGAGCGGCGACTGGATGCTGCCGCCGCCCGCCCAGCCGGCGCCCGGCCCCGGCGCGCCCCCGTACCCGGGGGCGCCGGGCGGGCAGCAGCCGGCCGGCTGGCTGGTGGGCATCGGCCCCGACCCCGACTACTTCGCGGCCATGATGCGGCGTTCCGGGCCCGAGGCGGCGCAGCTCACGCTGCCCGCGTACGCGCCGGAGCAGCGGCTGCCGCTGAACGGGCCGCAGGTCACGATCGGCCGCCGCCGCCAGTCCACCGGCGAGGCACCCGACATCGACCTGTCGCACCCGCCGGAGGACCCGGGCGTCTCGCACCAGCACGCGATCCTGGTGCAGCAGCAGGACGGCGCCTGGGCCGTGGTGGACCAGGACTCGACGAACGGCACCACGGTGAACGGGGCCGAGGACCCGATCCGGCCGTTCGTGCCCGTCCCCCTCCAGGAGGGCGACCGCATCCACATCGGCGCCTGGACCACGCTGACCCTCTACCGCGGCTGA
- a CDS encoding ABC transporter ATP-binding protein → MIDNTAAIAVEGLRKRYGDVQAVDGVSFEVARGEFYGILGPNGAGKTTTLELVEGLREPDEGSARLLGEPAWPRRKDLLRRIGVQLQASAFFEKLTAREQIRTFAALYDVPRERADAMLESVGLTDKRDVRDDMLSGGQAQRLSIACALVHDPELVFLDEPTTGLDPQARRNLWDLLRGLNSAGRTVVLTTHYMDEAELLCDRVAIMDAGRILRVGPPADLIRELGVDTLEDVFLQLTGREYRE, encoded by the coding sequence GTGATCGACAACACGGCCGCGATAGCCGTCGAGGGCCTGCGCAAGCGCTACGGGGACGTGCAGGCCGTCGACGGGGTGTCGTTCGAGGTCGCCAGGGGCGAGTTCTACGGCATCCTCGGGCCGAACGGCGCGGGCAAGACCACCACGCTCGAACTCGTCGAGGGGCTGCGCGAACCCGACGAGGGCAGCGCTCGCCTCCTGGGCGAGCCCGCCTGGCCGCGCCGCAAGGACCTGCTGCGCCGCATCGGCGTGCAGCTCCAGGCGTCGGCGTTCTTCGAGAAGCTGACCGCCAGGGAGCAGATCCGCACCTTCGCCGCCCTCTACGACGTGCCGCGCGAACGGGCCGACGCCATGCTGGAGTCGGTCGGGCTCACCGACAAGCGCGATGTCCGCGACGACATGCTGTCCGGCGGCCAGGCGCAGCGTCTTTCGATCGCGTGCGCGCTGGTCCACGATCCCGAGCTGGTCTTCCTCGACGAGCCGACCACCGGCCTCGACCCGCAGGCCAGGCGCAACCTGTGGGACCTGCTGCGCGGCCTCAACTCGGCAGGCCGCACCGTGGTGCTGACGACGCATTACATGGACGAGGCCGAGCTGCTGTGCGACCGGGTCGCGATCATGGACGCCGGCCGCATCCTGCGGGTCGGGCCGCCGGCCGACCTCATCCGCGAACTCGGCGTGGACACCCTGGAGGACGTCTTCCTCCAGCTGACCGGTCGGGAGTACCGCGAGTGA
- a CDS encoding ABC transporter permease, which produces MNAFRSLSWAMTVGLVRDRTAVFFMLVFPLMFLALFGALFQNDSAPRSTIVQVGDVEVLDEMPDERFATLSDALTVERAADRDEALERVRDGEVDAVVWEAEGRVELRFSAADPARAGTVQGLMQSVVQGANLDATGQPPAFELALGQVEDESVKPIQYLTPGLLGWAVAMGASFMSAFTLVQWRRRRILRRLWLAPVGAGTVISARIGVSLAFAFAQVAIFLAVATIPFYGLELTGSWWLVLPLVACGTLAFMSIGLLIGAWAKTDEAANGALQVVILPMAFLSGSFFPTDDMPGWLGAVADFLPLAHLNSAISDVLSRGGGWGEALPTMGGLLLFTAVVTAIAARLFRWDSA; this is translated from the coding sequence GTGAACGCGTTCCGCAGCCTGTCGTGGGCGATGACCGTGGGACTGGTGCGGGACCGCACCGCCGTGTTCTTCATGCTGGTCTTCCCGCTGATGTTCCTGGCGCTGTTCGGCGCGCTGTTCCAGAACGACTCGGCGCCCCGGTCGACCATCGTGCAGGTGGGCGACGTGGAGGTGCTGGACGAGATGCCGGACGAGCGGTTCGCGACGCTGTCCGACGCGCTGACCGTCGAACGCGCCGCCGACCGAGACGAGGCGCTGGAACGCGTGCGCGACGGCGAGGTCGACGCCGTCGTGTGGGAGGCGGAAGGACGCGTCGAACTGCGGTTCTCGGCGGCCGACCCGGCCCGCGCCGGCACCGTGCAGGGCCTGATGCAGTCCGTCGTGCAGGGCGCCAACCTCGACGCCACCGGGCAGCCGCCCGCCTTCGAACTCGCCCTGGGCCAGGTCGAGGACGAGTCGGTCAAGCCGATCCAGTACCTCACGCCCGGGCTCCTCGGCTGGGCCGTCGCCATGGGCGCGTCGTTCATGTCCGCGTTCACGCTCGTCCAGTGGCGCCGCAGGCGCATCCTGCGCCGGCTGTGGCTCGCGCCCGTCGGCGCGGGCACGGTGATCAGCGCGCGCATCGGCGTCAGCCTGGCGTTCGCCTTCGCGCAGGTGGCGATCTTCCTGGCCGTGGCCACCATCCCGTTCTACGGACTCGAACTGACCGGCTCATGGTGGCTGGTGCTGCCGCTGGTCGCGTGCGGCACGCTCGCGTTCATGTCGATCGGGCTGCTCATCGGCGCCTGGGCCAAGACCGACGAGGCGGCGAACGGCGCGCTGCAAGTGGTCATCCTGCCGATGGCGTTCCTCTCCGGCTCGTTCTTCCCGACCGACGACATGCCGGGCTGGCTCGGCGCGGTCGCCGACTTCCTGCCCCTCGCGCACCTCAACTCGGCCATCTCCGACGTGCTCTCGCGCGGCGGCGGCTGGGGCGAGGCGCTGCCCACGATGGGCGGGCTGCTGCTGTTCACCGCGGTGGTCACCGCCATCGCGGCGCGCCTGTTCCGCTGGGACAGCGCGTAG
- a CDS encoding pyridoxal phosphate-dependent aminotransferase, producing MAVSRLRHIPGIGVDEMGDAADAAQDPDLLRLENLDTDLRPPRVALEATRRAVDEDAANSYLPFRGQRALREAAAAHVGALTGVSYDPDTECVGVAGGLNGVLNVLLALVEPGREVVLADPVYAGLVNRVRLAGGIPRHVPSTRTRDGWETDPDALAAAVGPDTAAVLVMSPAMPTGAVLDRRHWDALAGAVAGRDCWVVHDAAMERIRFDGRRPEPPAAHPGLAGRTITVGSASKELRMIGWRVGWVVGPARVMGDVGLVGLTNVVCQVGIAQEAVAAALTAPDAEADVAAATGVWQRRAALVLRELADYPCVRPHGGWSLLVDTEAMGLTPEAASRRLFERGRVAATPMTGWGPSGAGHLRLVFANEPEARLEGLRERFLAAFG from the coding sequence ATGGCCGTCTCGCGGTTGCGCCACATTCCCGGTATCGGCGTGGACGAGATGGGCGACGCGGCGGATGCCGCACAGGACCCCGACCTGCTGCGGCTGGAGAACCTGGACACGGATCTGAGGCCGCCGCGCGTCGCGTTGGAGGCCACGCGCCGCGCGGTGGACGAGGACGCGGCCAACAGCTACCTGCCCTTCCGCGGGCAGCGCGCGCTGCGCGAGGCCGCCGCCGCCCACGTCGGCGCGCTCACCGGCGTGTCGTACGACCCGGACACGGAGTGCGTGGGCGTCGCCGGCGGCCTCAACGGCGTGCTCAACGTCCTGCTCGCCCTCGTCGAGCCGGGCCGCGAGGTCGTGCTCGCCGACCCGGTCTACGCCGGACTGGTCAACCGCGTGCGGCTCGCCGGCGGCATACCGCGCCACGTGCCGTCCACCCGCACGCGGGACGGCTGGGAGACCGACCCGGACGCGCTCGCCGCCGCCGTCGGCCCGGACACCGCGGCCGTTCTCGTGATGTCGCCCGCGATGCCCACGGGAGCCGTCCTCGACCGCCGCCACTGGGACGCGCTGGCCGGGGCCGTGGCCGGACGGGACTGCTGGGTGGTCCACGACGCCGCGATGGAGCGCATACGCTTCGACGGCCGGCGCCCGGAACCGCCGGCCGCGCACCCGGGGCTCGCCGGGCGCACCATCACCGTGGGCTCGGCGAGCAAGGAACTGCGCATGATCGGCTGGCGGGTCGGCTGGGTCGTGGGCCCCGCGCGCGTCATGGGCGACGTCGGCCTGGTGGGGCTGACGAACGTGGTCTGCCAGGTCGGCATCGCCCAGGAGGCGGTGGCCGCCGCGCTGACGGCCCCGGACGCCGAGGCCGACGTCGCCGCGGCGACCGGCGTCTGGCAGCGGCGCGCCGCCCTCGTGCTGCGCGAACTGGCCGACTACCCCTGCGTCCGCCCGCACGGGGGGTGGTCCCTGCTCGTCGACACCGAAGCCATGGGCCTCACCCCCGAGGCCGCCTCGCGACGGCTGTTCGAGCGCGGCAGGGTCGCCGCGACGCCCATGACCGGCTGGGGGCCGAGCGGCGCGGGCCACCTGCGCCTGGTGTTCGCGAACGAGCCGGAGGCGCGTCTGGAGGGCCTGCGCGAGCGCTTCCTGGCGGCGTTCGGCTGA
- a CDS encoding helix-turn-helix domain-containing protein: MANDRALPRETTDLARHVGRRLRELREEQGLSLSELARRAGLGKATLSELEGGRRNPTLDTLYALTTALRTHLTAVLAPAVEHAEISGGAVRAVLLERYRDERATTEAFRIRLRAGTASESSAHLPGTTERLVVLGGTARVGTSAAPSLVGPGEETAWAADVPHVYGAPDEDVDALLFVRYPHHGGSGGASAR, from the coding sequence ATGGCCAACGATCGTGCGCTGCCGAGGGAAACCACGGACCTGGCCCGCCACGTGGGCCGACGCCTGCGGGAGCTCCGCGAGGAGCAGGGCCTCTCCCTGTCCGAACTCGCCCGGCGGGCGGGGCTCGGCAAGGCCACGCTCTCCGAACTGGAGGGCGGGCGGCGCAATCCCACGCTCGACACCCTGTACGCCCTGACCACCGCGCTGCGCACGCACCTGACCGCCGTGCTCGCGCCCGCCGTCGAACACGCCGAGATCTCCGGCGGCGCGGTACGCGCGGTGCTGCTCGAACGGTACCGGGACGAGCGGGCGACCACGGAGGCGTTCCGCATACGCCTCCGCGCGGGCACGGCCTCGGAGTCGTCGGCCCACCTGCCCGGCACCACGGAACGCCTCGTCGTCCTCGGCGGCACCGCCCGCGTGGGCACCTCGGCCGCGCCCTCCCTCGTGGGTCCTGGCGAGGAGACGGCCTGGGCCGCCGACGTCCCGCACGTGTACGGGGCCCCGGACGAGGATGTGGACGCCCTGCTGTTCGTCCGCTACCCGCACCACGGCGGCTCCGGCGGGGCCTCCGCCCGCTGA
- a CDS encoding glyoxalase superfamily protein has translation MDEDVIPILRVEDAARAVAWYRRLGFTPRWEHRFEPGFPLFVEIARGRVRLFLSEHEGDAVPGTLVYLRVRDVDAIAEAFGVPVEDAPWARETELRDPDGNRLRVGTPAE, from the coding sequence GTGGACGAGGACGTCATCCCGATTCTGCGGGTCGAGGACGCCGCGCGTGCGGTCGCCTGGTACCGCCGGCTCGGCTTCACGCCGCGGTGGGAGCACCGGTTCGAGCCCGGATTTCCCCTGTTCGTCGAGATCGCCAGGGGCCGAGTGCGGCTGTTCCTCTCGGAGCACGAGGGCGACGCCGTTCCCGGCACTCTGGTCTACCTGCGGGTGCGTGACGTGGACGCCATCGCGGAGGCGTTCGGGGTGCCGGTCGAGGACGCGCCGTGGGCGCGGGAGACCGAACTGCGCGATCCCGACGGGAACCGCCTGCGGGTGGGCACGCCCGCGGAGTGA
- a CDS encoding GNAT family N-acetyltransferase yields MMIRQATAEDWPAIWPFLRAIVAAGDTFTYPADLDEDRARELWLLPEPGRTVVAVDDAGTVLGSARMNPNHMGNAAHIANASYMVDPAHAGRGVGRALCEESIAWARTAGYRAMQFNAVVETNVHAVRLYRALGFEVLGTVPEGFRHPEHGYVGLHIMHLAL; encoded by the coding sequence ATGATGATCAGACAGGCCACCGCTGAGGACTGGCCCGCCATCTGGCCGTTCCTCCGCGCGATCGTCGCGGCGGGCGACACCTTCACCTACCCGGCGGACCTCGACGAGGACCGGGCGCGCGAGCTGTGGCTCCTGCCGGAACCCGGCCGCACGGTCGTCGCGGTGGACGACGCGGGCACGGTCCTGGGGTCGGCCAGGATGAACCCCAACCACATGGGCAACGCCGCGCACATCGCCAACGCCAGTTACATGGTCGACCCGGCGCACGCCGGCCGGGGCGTGGGACGCGCGCTGTGCGAGGAGTCGATCGCGTGGGCGCGCACGGCCGGCTACCGCGCGATGCAGTTCAACGCGGTGGTGGAGACGAACGTGCACGCCGTGCGGCTCTACCGCGCGCTCGGCTTCGAGGTGCTCGGCACCGTGCCCGAGGGCTTCAGGCACCCGGAACACGGCTACGTCGGGCTGCACATCATGCACCTGGCCCTGTGA
- a CDS encoding globin: MTEELSFYEQVGGEETFRRLVRRFYEGVAQDPVLRPMYPEEDLGPAEERLVLFLMQYWGGPRTYSDNRGHPRLRMRHAPYPVDRAAHDAWLAHMRDAVDELGLAPEHERQLWDYLVYAAASMVNTPG, encoded by the coding sequence GTGACCGAGGAACTGTCGTTCTATGAGCAGGTCGGGGGCGAGGAGACCTTCCGCAGGCTCGTCCGCCGCTTCTACGAGGGCGTCGCGCAGGACCCCGTGCTGCGGCCGATGTACCCGGAGGAGGATCTGGGCCCGGCGGAGGAGCGGCTGGTCCTGTTCCTCATGCAGTACTGGGGCGGCCCGCGCACCTACAGCGACAACCGCGGCCACCCGCGGCTGCGGATGCGCCACGCGCCGTACCCGGTCGACCGGGCGGCGCACGACGCGTGGCTCGCCCACATGCGGGACGCCGTGGACGAGCTGGGGCTCGCGCCCGAGCACGAGCGGCAGTTGTGGGACTACCTGGTGTACGCCGCGGCCTCCATGGTGAACACGCCGGGCTGA
- a CDS encoding sialidase family protein — protein sequence MPSRRKGARRRASAPSWTAVVCTAAWALLCTAPSAGAAGPAQPPAPPDPALSTPFAHHEEGYACFRIPALVTTPRGTLLAFAEGRVTDCSDIGDIDLVMKRSVDGGHTWSDLTVLRGRGTSGGFGNPVPVVDEVTGRISLVFAHNGWAPKDDGGRSRGGRSLHSMYSEDDGATWTAGGVLGPLKPAHWTWVSVGPGHGVQLRRGPHAGRLIVPGDHDTEDGRSGAQLYYSDDGGLTWRLGAVWDTAGDPHPGELTVVELVSGALYVNARPSTPGPGQYRLAARSSDGGETFDRPAFTPVPGLAAPPVSASLLRLRATDDGDPRNRLLLSAPAKPVPDVASRRRAMTIRTSYDEGLSWQVTAKTINSARAGYSDLAELLTGEIGLLYETGRDSPHGTIRFTAFTAASLDGGIAHLEICRVPDPAGGLSWVASDRGPRAVEAAAVVNRRTPSTPPRWFPARRPFR from the coding sequence ATGCCGTCCCGCAGGAAAGGCGCCCGCCGGCGGGCGTCCGCACCGTCCTGGACGGCCGTCGTCTGCACCGCTGCCTGGGCCCTCCTGTGCACCGCGCCGTCCGCCGGCGCCGCCGGCCCGGCGCAGCCCCCCGCCCCGCCGGACCCCGCGCTGTCCACGCCCTTCGCGCACCACGAGGAGGGCTACGCCTGCTTCCGGATACCGGCCCTGGTCACCACGCCCCGCGGCACGCTGCTCGCGTTCGCCGAGGGCCGCGTCACCGATTGCAGCGACATCGGCGACATCGACCTGGTGATGAAGCGTTCCGTCGACGGCGGGCACACCTGGAGCGACCTCACCGTCCTGCGCGGCCGGGGCACCTCGGGCGGCTTCGGCAACCCCGTGCCCGTGGTGGACGAGGTCACCGGCCGCATCTCCCTGGTGTTCGCCCACAACGGCTGGGCCCCCAAGGACGACGGCGGCCGGTCCAGGGGCGGCCGGAGCCTGCACTCCATGTACAGCGAGGACGACGGCGCGACGTGGACCGCGGGCGGCGTGCTCGGCCCGCTGAAGCCCGCCCACTGGACCTGGGTGTCCGTGGGGCCCGGGCACGGCGTCCAGTTGCGCCGCGGGCCGCACGCCGGGCGGCTGATCGTGCCGGGCGACCACGACACCGAGGACGGCCGGTCGGGCGCGCAGCTCTACTACAGCGACGACGGCGGGCTGACCTGGCGGCTCGGCGCGGTCTGGGACACCGCGGGCGACCCCCACCCGGGCGAACTCACCGTCGTCGAGCTGGTGTCCGGCGCCCTGTACGTCAACGCCCGCCCCTCGACGCCCGGCCCCGGGCAGTACCGGCTGGCCGCGCGGAGCAGCGACGGCGGCGAGACGTTCGACCGGCCCGCGTTCACGCCCGTGCCCGGCCTGGCCGCGCCGCCCGTCTCCGCCTCGCTGCTGCGCCTGCGCGCCACCGACGACGGCGACCCGCGCAACCGGCTGCTGCTGTCCGCGCCCGCCAAGCCCGTGCCCGACGTGGCCAGCCGCCGCCGCGCCATGACGATCCGCACCTCCTACGACGAGGGGCTGTCCTGGCAGGTGACGGCCAAGACGATCAACTCCGCGCGGGCCGGCTACTCGGACCTGGCCGAGCTGCTGACCGGCGAGATCGGGCTGCTCTACGAGACGGGCAGGGACAGCCCGCACGGCACGATCCGGTTCACCGCGTTCACCGCGGCCTCGCTCGACGGCGGCATCGCGCACCTGGAGATCTGCCGGGTGCCCGACCCCGCGGGCGGGCTGTCGTGGGTGGCGAGCGACCGCGGGCCGCGCGCGGTCGAGGCCGCCGCCGTCGTCAACCGGCGCACGCCCTCGACGCCGCCGCGCTGGTTCCCGGCCAGGCGGCCGTTCCGCTGA
- a CDS encoding acyl-CoA thioesterase: MRHVFQCHLRWSDMDSFGHVNNVVYLRYLEEARIDFMFRLARRADSGAFTGGSVVARHEIDYLRPLVHRHEPLTVETWITKIGGASATVAYEIKDEETVYARAVTVVVPFDLEQGRPRRLTAQEREFLGEYLDDEAGSASYA; the protein is encoded by the coding sequence GTGCGGCACGTGTTCCAGTGCCATCTGCGCTGGTCGGACATGGACTCCTTCGGGCACGTGAACAACGTGGTCTATCTGCGCTACCTGGAGGAGGCGCGGATCGACTTCATGTTCCGGCTGGCGCGGCGGGCCGACTCCGGCGCGTTCACCGGCGGTTCGGTCGTCGCGCGGCACGAGATCGACTACCTGCGCCCGCTGGTGCACCGGCACGAGCCGCTGACGGTCGAGACGTGGATCACCAAGATCGGCGGCGCCTCGGCCACCGTGGCCTACGAGATCAAGGACGAGGAGACGGTGTACGCGCGCGCCGTGACCGTCGTGGTGCCGTTCGACCTGGAACAGGGCCGGCCGCGTCGGCTCACCGCGCAGGAACGCGAGTTCCTCGGCGAGTACCTGGACGACGAGGCGGGGAGTGCCTCCTACGCATGA